The genomic stretch GCCTCTTCTTTCTTTTCATCGTAGAGTTTTAGAACGCTCTCCTTGGCAGTTCGGGTATGATTTATCTGCTCGACTTTCTCAATTAACTTTTCAAAGATCTGCATATCTCCGAAAAAGTCCGGGTTCTGACTGGCAGAAATAAGATAGCGAATATAAGGCTTTTCTTTTTGGCCAAAACGATCAATTCGTCCGTTTCTCTGAATCGTAGTAATAATTGACCACGGCAAATCGTAATGTATGAGCTGATTACATTGGTGGTGAAGGTTAATCCCCTCCGATGCCACATCTGTAGCTATGAGAACTCGTATCGGTGAATTCCCTGTAGCAAAAGACTCAACAAGATTTGATAAGCCCGTATCAGAAAAAGAACCATGCATCACTGCAATCGGTTGCTTTGGCTGCTCGTCTTCTTTGAATGACGGCTTCCCTATTCCAAACTCTTCTGCAAGCGCTAATGCTAAAGCATTTTGGGTTTCTCGGAACTCGGTGAAGATTACCACTCTGGGAGAATTCCTTTTGCAATCGATGCCAATCTCTTTAAGCTCTCTCAGTAACGTAGCGAAGCGAGTCGACCCGCGGAGAGACTGTTTTCCTAATGCTGATTTTAGTTCAAGTAAAAGGCTCTCCTCATCTTCTTTCTCACTTGTTTTAGCAAGCTCTTTCAGACGCTTTTCTAGAGACACTCGACAAGCATCAGGGCTTGAGAGAAAGAGCTTGTATATTCCGTATTCAAGAAGCGTATTTTGCCGGCCACCATTTTTTGTGAATTCACGAATTTTCGATAGCTGCTCGAATACTTTTTCTTCTTCTGCAGAGGCAGGTGCCGTTGTCTTCGCAAGGGGAACAACCTCCCGTTCTTGCAGGTGCTCACTTAGCTGACTTCGAATATCTTCCTTAAACCGCATCAGGAAATACGGCTTGATATCATCTGCGGAATATTCGGTGAGATTTGGGTCAGCAATGGCAGATGGCTCAAGCAGGCTAATTAGTTGGCCGAACGTTCTTGCCTTTCCGTTATGAGGAGTTGCCGTAGTGAGAAGTAGGTTCTCTGCTGTATTTGCAAGAAGTTGCGCAAGCTTATGGCTTAGATGACGTTCTGGAACGCTCGCACCAGCTACGTTATGAGCTTCATCAATTACAACTACATCCCACTTTGTTTTTTCGAGGAAATGTCTGTACTGGCTAGTTTTTAACGTATCGATACTGATTATCACACGTTGAAAGATCTCAAATGGGTTCTTGTTAAGTGGTATTCGCCGCCGAAGTCTCGCAATCCCAACCGAATCTAATCTTGTAAGAGGAATGGTAAATCGGTTCCAGAGCTCTGCCTGGAATTGGTTAAGCATGGATTTTTTAGCAAGCACCAGGATTCGAGCAGCGCGGCCGCGCCGTGCAAGCTCTGATAGGATCATTCCCACCTGAATTGTCTTTCCTAACCCAACATCGTCAGCAAGGAGAAGTCGAACACGTGGTTGCTCAAGAGCCTTTGCTACTGCCTCCTTCTGGAATTGAAACGGCTCAAAGACTCCCATGTCATAGAGATCGGGCTTTGTGCCGGTG from bacterium encodes the following:
- a CDS encoding helicase; this encodes MGVFEPFQFQKEAVAKALEQPRVRLLLADDVGLGKTIQVGMILSELARRGRAARILVLAKKSMLNQFQAELWNRFTIPLTRLDSVGIARLRRRIPLNKNPFEIFQRVIISIDTLKTSQYRHFLEKTKWDVVVIDEAHNVAGASVPERHLSHKLAQLLANTAENLLLTTATPHNGKARTFGQLISLLEPSAIADPNLTEYSADDIKPYFLMRFKEDIRSQLSEHLQEREVVPLAKTTAPASAEEEKVFEQLSKIREFTKNGGRQNTLLEYGIYKLFLSSPDACRVSLEKRLKELAKTSEKEDEESLLLELKSALGKQSLRGSTRFATLLRELKEIGIDCKRNSPRVVIFTEFRETQNALALALAEEFGIGKPSFKEDEQPKQPIAVMHGSFSDTGLSNLVESFATGNSPIRVLIATDVASEGINLHHQCNQLIHYDLPWSIITTIQRNGRIDRFGQKEKPYIRYLISASQNPDFFGDMQIFEKLIEKVEQINHTRTAKESVLKLYDEKKEEA